One window from the genome of Cellulosilyticum sp. I15G10I2 encodes:
- a CDS encoding ethanolamine ammonia-lyase subunit EutB encodes MRLKSRLFGKCYEFASITEVLAKANEEKSGDRLAGVAAQSTTERVAAKEVLAHLTIGDLRNNPVVPYEHDEVTRVIQDQVNEKIYSEIKNMTIADLREFILDDQTTSNQITRITRGLTSEVVAGVAKLMSNLDLIYGASKIRIEAECNTRIGRVGTLSARLQPNHTTDDLDGVLLSVMEGLTYGVGDAVIGLNPVDDTPANVGRILKMFYEFKEKWHIPTQCCVLGHVTTQMEAIRAGAPSDLCFQSIAGSQKGNEAFGVTVKMLDEAKDLLLREGTGIGPNVMYFETGQGSELSSEAHFGADQVVMEARCYGLAKRYNPFLVNTVVGFIGPEYLYDSKQVIRAGLEDHFMGKLTGISMGCDACYTNHMKADQNDIENLAVLLSTAGCNYFMGVPCGDDIMLNYQCTGFHETPTLRQLLGLRPIPEFEAWCIEMGFLLPNGKLGPRAGDASVFMK; translated from the coding sequence ATGCGGCTTAAGAGTAGACTTTTTGGTAAGTGTTATGAATTTGCATCTATCACCGAGGTGTTGGCAAAGGCAAATGAAGAAAAATCAGGGGACCGGTTAGCTGGGGTAGCAGCGCAGTCAACAACTGAGAGAGTAGCAGCAAAAGAAGTGTTGGCTCATTTAACAATTGGAGACCTTAGAAATAATCCTGTTGTACCTTATGAGCATGACGAAGTGACAAGAGTGATTCAAGATCAAGTTAACGAGAAAATATACAGTGAAATCAAAAACATGACTATTGCAGATTTAAGAGAATTTATTCTGGATGACCAAACAACCTCTAATCAAATTACAAGAATAACTAGAGGCCTTACCTCAGAAGTTGTTGCAGGTGTAGCAAAACTCATGAGTAATTTAGATTTAATTTACGGGGCTTCAAAGATTAGAATAGAAGCTGAGTGTAACACAAGAATAGGGCGAGTTGGTACATTATCAGCAAGACTTCAGCCCAATCATACAACGGACGACTTAGATGGGGTGCTGCTTTCTGTTATGGAGGGACTTACTTATGGGGTTGGTGATGCAGTTATAGGTCTTAATCCTGTAGATGATACACCTGCAAATGTAGGACGTATTTTAAAAATGTTTTATGAATTTAAAGAAAAATGGCACATTCCTACGCAGTGCTGTGTACTTGGACATGTAACAACACAAATGGAAGCTATAAGAGCCGGCGCACCATCAGACCTTTGTTTTCAAAGTATAGCAGGTTCTCAGAAGGGTAATGAAGCTTTTGGGGTAACGGTTAAAATGTTAGATGAAGCAAAGGATCTTTTATTAAGAGAAGGGACTGGTATAGGTCCTAATGTTATGTATTTCGAAACAGGGCAAGGTTCGGAGTTGTCCAGTGAAGCACATTTTGGAGCAGACCAAGTCGTAATGGAAGCGAGATGTTATGGACTTGCAAAACGCTATAATCCTTTTCTTGTTAATACTGTAGTAGGTTTTATTGGACCGGAATACCTTTATGATTCTAAACAGGTTATAAGAGCAGGCCTTGAAGATCATTTTATGGGAAAATTAACGGGTATTTCAATGGGATGTGATGCTTGCTATACCAATCATATGAAAGCTGATCAAAATGATATTGAGAATCTAGCTGTTTTACTTTCAACAGCAGGATGCAACTATTTTATGGGAGTTCCTTGCGGGGATGATATTATGCTTAACTACCAATGCACAGGGTTCCATGAAACACCTACACTTAGACAGCTTTTAGGCTTACGTCCTATTCCAGAATTTGAAGCATGGTGTATTGAGATGGGCTTTTTATTACCAAATGGAAAGCTTGGACCAAGGGCTGGGGATGCCTCTGTATTTATGAAGTAA
- the eutC gene encoding ethanolamine ammonia-lyase subunit EutC, with translation MALSEDKLKEIVARIVGEMIEKNQAENSNVCPSIEVTDKLEEEDIPDITEVNLKTYLAVPEAENKEEYLRLKAKTSARLGVYRAGTRYKTETMLRFRADHAVAMDAVFTDVPEEVIKSNGLFEVQTMCESRDQYLTRPDLGRKFDEENLKLIKSQCKKSPKVQIYASDGLSSTALIANLKTVMPSIMQGLKTYGYDVGTPFFVKYGRVGAMDVITEALDAEVTVVLIGERPGLATGESMSAYMTYKGQVGMSESGRTVVSNIHSGGTPAAEAGAHIADIIHEMIKQKASGLDLKI, from the coding sequence ATGGCACTCTCAGAGGACAAATTAAAGGAAATTGTTGCTCGGATTGTAGGTGAGATGATAGAAAAAAATCAAGCAGAAAACAGTAATGTATGTCCTAGTATAGAAGTAACAGACAAACTGGAGGAAGAAGATATTCCAGATATTACTGAGGTTAATCTAAAGACATATCTTGCAGTACCTGAAGCTGAAAATAAAGAGGAATACCTTAGACTTAAAGCTAAGACATCAGCAAGACTAGGTGTGTATAGAGCTGGTACTAGATATAAAACAGAAACAATGCTCCGTTTTAGAGCAGACCATGCCGTAGCAATGGATGCAGTTTTTACAGATGTCCCGGAAGAAGTTATAAAGTCCAATGGATTATTTGAAGTACAAACAATGTGCGAAAGCCGGGATCAATACCTTACAAGACCAGATCTTGGCCGAAAATTTGACGAAGAAAATTTGAAGCTTATTAAGTCGCAGTGTAAAAAGAGCCCAAAGGTACAAATCTATGCTTCAGATGGACTTTCAAGTACAGCACTAATAGCCAATTTAAAAACTGTGATGCCTTCTATTATGCAAGGGCTTAAGACATATGGCTATGACGTAGGAACACCTTTTTTTGTAAAATACGGAAGAGTAGGTGCGATGGATGTTATTACAGAAGCACTCGATGCAGAGGTAACAGTTGTCTTAATAGGAGAAAGACCAGGTCTTGCCACCGGAGAATCAATGAGCGCTTATATGACTTATAAAGGGCAGGTAGGTATGTCAGAGTCAGGCAGAACTGTTGTTTCCAATATTCATTCAGGTGGAACGCCAGCAGCTGAAGCGGGAGCTCATATTGCAGATATTATTCATGAGATGATTAAACAGAAGGCATCTGGCTTAGATTTAAAAATTTAG
- the eutL gene encoding ethanolamine utilization microcompartment protein EutL, protein MKHDQVRGSVLAVKVIPNVSASLAEEWKLPEGHRSIGFLTTDSDDVGYTALDEATKKADVKVVLAKSFYAGAANASQKFSGEFIGMLSGSNPAEVKSGLNAAIEFINNDACFYSANDDDSVVYYAQCISRTGSYLSEAAGIPEGQPIAYLIAPPLEATYALDAALKAADVKLVKYFEPPSETNFSGGFMTGSQSACKAACEAFADAVIYCAENATKF, encoded by the coding sequence GTGAAACATGATCAAGTAAGAGGAAGCGTATTAGCAGTAAAAGTTATACCCAATGTGAGTGCATCACTTGCAGAAGAATGGAAACTGCCAGAGGGGCATAGAAGCATAGGCTTTTTAACAACAGATAGTGATGATGTAGGTTACACTGCGCTGGATGAAGCAACTAAAAAAGCAGATGTAAAAGTAGTTCTTGCAAAATCTTTTTATGCTGGGGCTGCAAATGCAAGTCAAAAATTTTCCGGAGAGTTTATTGGCATGTTATCAGGCTCTAATCCGGCTGAAGTAAAAAGCGGTCTTAATGCAGCTATTGAATTTATTAATAATGACGCTTGTTTTTATAGTGCTAATGATGATGATTCTGTTGTTTATTATGCACAGTGTATATCCCGTACAGGGTCTTATTTATCAGAAGCAGCAGGAATACCAGAAGGCCAGCCTATTGCTTATCTTATTGCACCGCCCCTAGAAGCGACTTATGCATTAGATGCAGCTCTTAAAGCTGCCGATGTTAAGTTAGTTAAATACTTTGAACCACCATCAGAAACAAACTTCTCGGGCGGATTTATGACAGGGTCACAGTCAGCTTGTAAAGCAGCTTGTGAAGCATTTGCTGATGCAGTTATTTACTGCGCAGAAAATGCGACGAAGTTCTAA
- a CDS encoding acetaldehyde dehydrogenase (acetylating), giving the protein MLYDQDLLSIQEVRQMIKKAKVAAKKMSQFSQMQIDTIVEQMVKAAVAHAEELAKLAVEETGFGVYKDKVTKNYFASKILHDYIKDMKTVGVIHEDKEKKLLEIAVPVGVVAGLIPSTNPTSTAIYKCIIAMKSANSIILSPHPSARGVISKTCEILTRAAKEAGAPDDVFQCMSMPTLQGTRELMKNVDLILATGGKDMVKAAYSSGVPALGVGPGNVPAFIEKSADIKKAVERILVSKTFDNGVICASEQAVVTEDCIKDTVRTELIAQGAYFLDEEEAQKVGKVIMKTGGKLNAAIVGKSANAIAKIAGLSLSQEVRVLIYEEKGVGINYPFSIEKLSPVLAFYVEKDWVSACERCIEILEFGGIGHSLVIHSQDESIIREFALKKPASRILVNTPSTHGAIGATTHLAPALTLGCGAIGGSATSDNVTPLHLINIKHTAYGVKEAYEVEGIPKKSEEIDLEALTEKVMEILKNLK; this is encoded by the coding sequence ATGCTCTATGATCAAGACTTGTTATCGATACAAGAAGTACGCCAGATGATAAAAAAAGCTAAAGTAGCTGCCAAGAAGATGAGTCAGTTTTCACAGATGCAAATAGATACCATAGTAGAACAAATGGTAAAAGCCGCGGTGGCCCATGCTGAGGAACTTGCCAAACTCGCAGTAGAAGAAACAGGCTTTGGTGTTTATAAAGATAAAGTTACCAAGAATTACTTTGCTTCAAAAATTCTTCATGACTATATTAAGGATATGAAGACTGTAGGTGTTATACATGAAGATAAAGAGAAAAAGCTTTTAGAAATCGCTGTGCCAGTAGGTGTAGTTGCTGGACTTATTCCATCAACTAATCCCACCTCCACTGCCATCTATAAGTGCATAATTGCTATGAAATCGGCTAACAGCATTATTCTTAGCCCTCATCCATCAGCAAGAGGCGTTATCTCAAAAACCTGTGAGATATTAACTCGGGCGGCAAAAGAAGCAGGAGCACCGGATGATGTGTTTCAGTGCATGAGCATGCCAACGCTGCAAGGAACGCGTGAACTTATGAAAAACGTAGATCTTATTCTTGCAACAGGAGGAAAGGACATGGTGAAAGCAGCCTATTCATCAGGGGTACCAGCTCTAGGTGTAGGTCCAGGAAATGTACCTGCCTTTATTGAAAAAAGCGCAGACATTAAAAAAGCTGTAGAGAGAATACTCGTAAGTAAAACCTTTGATAATGGGGTTATCTGCGCCTCAGAACAGGCGGTTGTAACAGAAGACTGTATTAAGGATACCGTAAGGACTGAACTTATTGCACAAGGAGCCTATTTTTTAGATGAAGAAGAAGCACAAAAAGTAGGTAAAGTGATTATGAAGACTGGTGGTAAGCTTAATGCAGCTATTGTAGGAAAAAGTGCCAATGCCATCGCTAAGATCGCGGGGCTTAGCTTAAGCCAAGAGGTGAGAGTACTTATTTATGAGGAAAAAGGGGTAGGAATAAACTATCCATTTTCTATTGAAAAACTTTCCCCAGTTTTAGCTTTCTATGTAGAGAAAGACTGGGTATCAGCCTGTGAGAGATGCATAGAGATCCTTGAGTTTGGGGGGATTGGCCATAGTTTGGTTATTCACTCACAAGATGAAAGTATTATCCGGGAGTTTGCACTGAAAAAACCAGCTTCCAGAATATTAGTAAACACACCAAGTACCCATGGCGCCATTGGAGCAACTACCCATTTAGCACCGGCATTAACACTTGGCTGCGGGGCCATAGGGGGGTCAGCAACAAGTGATAATGTGACGCCGCTTCATCTTATTAATATTAAACATACAGCTTATGGTGTAAAAGAGGCCTATGAGGTAGAGGGTATACCTAAAAAGTCAGAGGAAATAGATCTAGAGGCATTAACGGAGAAAGTCATGGAAATTTTAAAAAATTTAAAATAA
- a CDS encoding BMC domain-containing protein, whose translation MSNQQALGMIETKGLVGAIEAADAMVKAANVTLIGKEHVGGGLVTVFVRGDVGAVKAATDAGAAAADRVGELKSVHVIPRPHNEVEFILPVLDGAK comes from the coding sequence ATGAGTAATCAACAAGCATTAGGAATGATTGAAACAAAAGGCTTAGTAGGTGCAATTGAAGCCGCAGATGCAATGGTTAAAGCAGCAAACGTGACGCTTATTGGTAAAGAACACGTAGGGGGCGGACTTGTAACTGTTTTTGTAAGAGGCGATGTAGGCGCTGTTAAAGCAGCTACGGATGCAGGGGCAGCAGCGGCAGACCGCGTAGGCGAACTGAAATCGGTTCATGTTATTCCAAGACCTCATAATGAAGTAGAGTTTATATTGCCTGTTTTAGATGGTGCGAAATAA
- the pduL gene encoding phosphate propanoyltransferase, with protein sequence MNIQEVAGYVKEALTAERLVQIEISARHIHLSQKDVEKLFGQDYQLQAVKPLSQPGQYLCKERVSIVSQKGRFEKVAVLGPIRDKTQIEISKTDTFVLGINPPIRESGDLSGTPGIQIIGPCGTTEISEGVIIAKRHIHITPKEAKQLLLDDKQCVWVELLSKRPVVFKDVVVRISENYSFRMHIDADEANAGDVGSFTLGKIIG encoded by the coding sequence ATGAATATCCAAGAAGTTGCAGGTTATGTAAAAGAGGCATTAACAGCAGAAAGATTGGTGCAAATAGAAATCTCAGCCAGGCATATCCATTTAAGTCAGAAGGATGTGGAAAAACTGTTTGGCCAAGATTATCAGCTTCAGGCGGTAAAGCCACTTTCCCAGCCTGGTCAATATTTATGTAAGGAGCGCGTAAGTATTGTATCACAAAAGGGGAGATTTGAAAAAGTAGCTGTACTAGGACCTATAAGAGATAAAACGCAAATAGAAATTTCAAAAACAGATACCTTTGTATTGGGGATCAATCCCCCCATAAGAGAGTCTGGAGATCTAAGCGGTACGCCGGGGATACAGATAATAGGCCCTTGTGGTACAACCGAAATATCAGAAGGTGTGATTATTGCTAAGAGGCATATACATATCACGCCTAAAGAAGCAAAACAACTATTACTTGATGATAAGCAGTGTGTCTGGGTGGAGTTGCTGTCTAAAAGACCTGTTGTTTTCAAAGATGTAGTTGTAAGAATAAGTGAAAACTACTCATTTAGAATGCACATAGATGCAGATGAAGCCAATGCGGGGGACGTAGGGAGCTTTACATTGGGAAAAATAATAGGATAA